A single genomic interval of halophilic archaeon DL31 harbors:
- a CDS encoding Conserved hypothetical protein CHP00268 (KEGG: hbo:Hbor_00410 hypothetical protein~TIGRFAM: Conserved hypothetical protein CHP00268~PFAM: Asparagine synthase; tRNA methyl transferase-like), protein MSLDAKLSAARESLAERDGVLIAFSGGVDSSVVAALAHEALGDDAVACTAKSETLPDAELADARRVAEEIGIRHEIVEFSELDDPLFVENGDDRCYHCRTMRLSRMYEAAADLGIETVCDGTNADDTDGGHRPGLAAVEELNVTSPLLAHDLSKEEVRAAAEEYDLSVADKPSMACLSSRIPTGLEVTETRLSRIEQAEALLREWGFSQFRVRDHDGLARIEVGADELAAALNPDFAAAARDRLTEIGFDHVTLDLDGYRTGSVSPEGNSESEDTDEPLVEDVFDAEYPVGE, encoded by the coding sequence ATGAGCCTGGATGCGAAGCTATCGGCGGCCCGGGAGTCGCTGGCCGAGCGCGACGGGGTGCTGATTGCCTTCTCCGGCGGCGTCGACTCGAGCGTGGTCGCTGCGCTCGCCCACGAGGCGCTGGGCGACGACGCCGTCGCCTGTACGGCCAAAAGCGAGACGCTGCCGGATGCGGAACTGGCCGACGCCCGCCGCGTAGCCGAGGAGATTGGTATTCGCCACGAAATCGTGGAGTTCTCCGAACTTGACGACCCGCTGTTCGTCGAAAACGGGGACGACCGCTGTTACCACTGCCGGACGATGCGGCTGAGCCGGATGTACGAAGCCGCCGCCGACCTCGGCATCGAGACGGTGTGTGACGGCACGAACGCCGACGACACCGACGGTGGCCATCGCCCCGGTCTCGCCGCCGTCGAGGAGCTGAACGTCACCTCGCCGCTACTGGCACACGATCTCTCGAAAGAGGAGGTCCGGGCGGCCGCCGAGGAGTACGACCTCTCGGTCGCAGACAAACCCTCGATGGCCTGTCTCTCCTCGCGCATTCCAACTGGACTGGAAGTCACGGAGACGCGGCTCAGCCGCATCGAACAGGCCGAAGCACTGCTCCGAGAGTGGGGATTCTCGCAGTTCCGTGTCCGAGACCACGACGGACTGGCCCGCATCGAAGTCGGCGCCGACGAGCTGGCGGCCGCGCTGAATCCCGACTTCGCCGCCGCGGCGCGCGACCGCCTCACAGAGATCGGCTTCGACCACGTCACCCTGGACCTCGACGGCTACCGGACCGGGAGCGTGAGCCCAGAGGGAAATTCAGAGTCCGAGGATACGGACGAGCCGCTGGTCGAGGATGTGTTCGACGCGGAGTATCCTGTCGGAGAGTAA
- a CDS encoding DNA mismatch repair protein MutS domain protein (SMART: DNA mismatch repair protein MutS, C-terminal~KEGG: hbo:Hbor_00420 DNA mismatch repair protein, MutS family) → MEFTAISGVGEKTAASLAELNDAEAALRQGDVATIARAPDISEGRAAAIARAAIRREHGDDGGFLATDRAREIYDDVLSLLQERAVTTYGQKRLETLFPSPQQSRIEEVRAFATAAVERDPDPELLEALAGVEPLEPVDGIRVRERCIATTDAERYAEAKAAVPELPVEIIEERRELGELGRSYSTVYVLDAEFAGIDVDGDIRVLPDALESPEELVPERTLAFFATNRERLLAAAAVHESAHTDPSCDLETLRSALDRVDEDGGVVGDEELERLSVAVDDLDAAVGTAESVANDHLREAISEKDVTIEGTDFLSLVEQGARVDSLLSRELADDYDDAVDAAREHVVESLRLDAGEAEFLERVFGGDPSFPLEHNEEAVSRLRTELTANRDRRANRLETELAAALRELREPVETMVADALELDVELAVSRFTRDFACTMPEFGGSGFAIEGGRSPLLDVPFEAVDPVDYEVGGVTLLSGVNSGGKTSTLDLVGLVVVLAHMGLPVPAESACVGRITELHYYAKSQGTLDAGAFESTLRDFGDLVDGASGRLVLVDELESITEPGASAKIIAGILEELHAQDASAVFVSHLADGIREAASFEVAVDGIEAVGLVDGELRVDRSPKKNHLARSTPELIVEKLAGDAEDGFYRSLLEKF, encoded by the coding sequence ATGGAGTTTACGGCCATCTCCGGGGTGGGCGAGAAGACAGCGGCCTCGTTGGCCGAACTCAACGACGCCGAGGCGGCGCTCCGCCAGGGTGACGTTGCCACTATCGCTCGTGCCCCAGATATCTCCGAGGGGCGGGCGGCGGCAATCGCCCGCGCGGCAATCCGCCGCGAACACGGCGACGACGGTGGCTTCCTGGCCACCGACCGCGCTCGCGAGATCTACGACGACGTGCTCTCACTGTTGCAGGAACGCGCGGTGACGACCTACGGACAGAAGCGACTGGAGACGCTGTTCCCCAGCCCCCAGCAGTCGCGTATCGAAGAGGTTCGGGCGTTCGCCACCGCGGCAGTCGAACGAGACCCCGATCCTGAACTGCTGGAGGCGCTTGCCGGCGTCGAACCGCTGGAACCGGTCGACGGAATCCGTGTCCGGGAGCGGTGTATCGCCACTACGGACGCCGAGCGCTACGCCGAGGCGAAAGCCGCGGTTCCCGAACTCCCTGTGGAAATCATCGAGGAGCGCCGCGAACTTGGTGAACTCGGCCGCTCGTACTCGACGGTGTACGTCCTCGACGCCGAGTTCGCTGGCATCGATGTGGACGGCGATATCCGGGTGCTCCCCGACGCACTGGAGAGTCCAGAGGAGCTGGTCCCCGAGCGGACGCTCGCGTTCTTCGCGACCAACCGCGAACGGCTGCTAGCCGCGGCCGCGGTTCACGAGAGCGCACACACTGACCCATCCTGTGACCTCGAAACCCTCCGAAGCGCGCTCGACCGCGTCGACGAGGACGGCGGCGTGGTAGGTGACGAGGAACTCGAACGACTCTCAGTCGCCGTCGACGACCTCGACGCCGCGGTTGGGACCGCCGAATCTGTCGCCAACGACCACCTCCGGGAGGCCATCAGTGAGAAAGACGTGACCATCGAGGGAACCGACTTCCTCTCGCTGGTCGAGCAGGGCGCCCGGGTCGACTCGTTGCTCTCACGCGAACTTGCCGACGACTACGACGACGCCGTCGATGCGGCCCGCGAGCACGTCGTCGAGAGCCTCCGCCTCGACGCCGGCGAAGCGGAGTTCCTCGAACGCGTTTTCGGCGGCGACCCCTCGTTCCCGCTGGAGCACAACGAGGAGGCCGTCTCACGGTTACGGACCGAACTAACCGCTAACCGGGACCGGCGTGCGAACCGGCTGGAGACCGAACTCGCAGCAGCACTTCGTGAGCTCCGGGAGCCCGTGGAGACGATGGTTGCCGACGCGCTCGAACTCGACGTCGAACTGGCCGTCTCGCGGTTCACCCGCGATTTCGCCTGCACGATGCCGGAGTTCGGCGGCTCCGGCTTCGCTATCGAGGGCGGTCGCTCGCCGCTGCTGGACGTGCCCTTCGAGGCCGTCGACCCGGTCGATTACGAAGTGGGCGGCGTGACCCTGCTCTCCGGCGTGAACTCTGGCGGGAAAACCTCAACGCTCGATTTGGTCGGGTTGGTGGTCGTGCTGGCACACATGGGCCTACCAGTGCCAGCCGAGTCCGCCTGCGTCGGGCGGATTACAGAGCTCCACTACTACGCCAAGTCCCAGGGGACCCTCGACGCTGGCGCCTTCGAGAGCACGCTCCGGGATTTCGGCGACCTCGTCGACGGTGCCTCGGGCCGCCTTGTCCTCGTCGACGAACTCGAGTCCATCACCGAACCCGGTGCGTCGGCCAAAATCATCGCCGGCATCCTGGAGGAACTCCACGCGCAGGACGCGAGCGCCGTTTTCGTCTCTCACTTGGCCGACGGCATCCGCGAGGCGGCGAGCTTCGAGGTGGCCGTCGACGGCATCGAGGCGGTCGGACTGGTCGATGGGGAGCTTCGGGTCGACCGCTCGCCCAAGAAGAACCATCTCGCGCGCTCGACTCCTGAACTCATCGTCGAGAAGCTGGCTGGCGACGCCGAGGACGGCTTCTACCGGTCGCTGCTCGAGAAGTTCTGA
- a CDS encoding phosphodiesterase, MJ0936 family (KEGG: htu:Htur_0338 phosphodiesterase, MJ0936 family~TIGRFAM: Uncharacterised protein family UPF0025~PFAM: Metallophosphoesterase) — MLVVLSDTHRTDGTGLVGAAAEAVADADAVVHAGDFTTDAVVESLREAAGDAAFTAVHGNADSPAVTERLPTETTVEYAGIRIALTHRNRSEATGLAIFGRQQGADLVVSGHTHRPSVEELEQLTLLNPGSHADPRGAKQSFAVLEPDGDALAGELRTVDGERFATFTVNTGRE, encoded by the coding sequence GTGTTAGTCGTCCTCTCCGACACCCACCGAACGGACGGAACCGGCTTGGTTGGCGCGGCCGCAGAGGCTGTCGCCGACGCCGACGCAGTCGTCCACGCGGGTGACTTCACGACCGATGCTGTCGTCGAAAGCCTCCGAGAAGCCGCCGGCGATGCTGCCTTTACTGCAGTTCACGGCAACGCCGACTCCCCAGCAGTGACCGAACGGCTGCCGACCGAGACGACCGTGGAGTACGCCGGCATCCGCATCGCCCTTACACACCGAAACCGGAGCGAGGCAACCGGATTGGCGATATTCGGCCGCCAGCAGGGCGCCGACCTGGTCGTCTCTGGTCACACGCACCGCCCGAGCGTTGAGGAGCTGGAGCAACTCACGCTGCTGAATCCAGGGAGCCACGCCGACCCGCGCGGGGCAAAGCAGTCGTTCGCGGTGCTCGAACCGGACGGTGACGCACTTGCCGGGGAGCTCCGAACTGTCGACGGCGAACGATTCGCGACGTTCACCGTCAACACAGGTCGGGAGTGA
- a CDS encoding cation diffusion facilitator family transporter (KEGG: hbo:Hbor_29450 cation diffusion facilitator family transporter~TIGRFAM: Cation efflux protein~PFAM: Cation efflux protein) — protein MAGSTGVVLAALFANGVIAVLKFVGFLLTGSPSMLSETLHSVSDTGNQVFLLVGIRYSKKEASRGHPFGYGKAQFFYAFLVSVLLFGIAGWESLKHGYEAVMHAGQVEAGMFTVPVLGGTMETYWLNVVILIGAILFESYAFIKARAELRRQMEQFGWPNIPEAFRRTSDVTTLTAFTEDAIALGGAAIALVGITLTRITGDGIYDAVSAGLIGILLMVFAVLLAWENKRLLLGESLPKDAENDLENIISSHPGVTHVDSFRSVFFGPQRALVAAEVSFDPTLVTGDVDEVIGEIETNLTEGDSRVELIYIEPEL, from the coding sequence ATGGCTGGTAGCACGGGCGTCGTTCTCGCGGCGCTGTTCGCCAACGGTGTGATTGCGGTGCTCAAGTTCGTCGGCTTCCTGCTCACGGGGAGCCCCTCGATGCTCTCCGAGACGCTCCACTCCGTCTCCGACACGGGGAATCAAGTGTTTCTGTTGGTGGGCATCCGCTACTCGAAAAAGGAGGCGAGCCGCGGCCACCCCTTCGGCTACGGGAAGGCCCAGTTCTTCTATGCCTTCCTCGTCTCGGTGCTGCTGTTCGGTATCGCCGGCTGGGAGAGCCTAAAACACGGCTACGAGGCCGTGATGCACGCCGGCCAGGTCGAGGCGGGGATGTTCACCGTCCCGGTGCTGGGGGGGACGATGGAGACCTACTGGCTCAACGTCGTCATCCTGATTGGCGCCATCCTCTTTGAGAGCTACGCCTTCATCAAGGCCCGTGCGGAGCTGCGGCGGCAGATGGAGCAGTTCGGCTGGCCCAACATCCCCGAGGCGTTCCGACGGACCAGCGACGTGACGACGCTGACGGCGTTCACCGAGGACGCCATCGCGCTGGGGGGTGCCGCCATTGCGCTGGTGGGTATCACGCTCACCCGAATTACCGGCGACGGCATCTATGACGCCGTCAGTGCCGGTCTCATCGGCATCCTGCTGATGGTCTTTGCGGTGTTGCTTGCCTGGGAGAACAAACGGCTGCTGCTGGGCGAGAGCCTCCCCAAGGACGCCGAAAACGACCTCGAGAACATCATCTCGAGCCATCCCGGCGTCACCCATGTCGACTCGTTCCGGAGCGTCTTCTTCGGCCCACAGCGTGCGCTGGTGGCCGCCGAGGTCAGCTTCGACCCAACGCTTGTCACTGGCGATGTCGACGAGGTCATCGGCGAGATCGAGACGAACCTTACGGAAGGCGACAGCCGTGTCGAGCTCATCTACATCGAGCCCGAACTCTGA
- a CDS encoding hypothetical protein (KEGG: hbo:Hbor_00240 hypothetical protein): MPRFDYPCPDCHSTSSLHDAGCRFEGRSWQELERAYVDQLAVLSAGAHAEDALRDAVDEWTGLHEQALSHLRRTGRIQPDTNGQLELLTAEEYREQVSEPTSEPMRTLYRRGSFPGCHDNAVFAMVAWYEMVGLSWAETRDNVVEWLEKSGTWARGGFEETSPAELVDNKRHVYEAGYGWKEKAQAAKRVIDRHA; this comes from the coding sequence GTGCCGCGGTTCGACTACCCCTGTCCCGACTGCCACTCCACCAGCAGTCTCCACGATGCCGGCTGCCGGTTCGAGGGGCGGAGTTGGCAGGAACTCGAGCGTGCCTACGTCGACCAGCTCGCCGTCCTCTCGGCGGGCGCTCACGCGGAGGACGCGCTCCGCGACGCCGTCGACGAGTGGACCGGACTCCACGAGCAGGCGCTCTCACACCTCCGACGGACCGGCCGCATCCAGCCCGACACCAACGGCCAGCTCGAACTCCTGACTGCCGAAGAGTACCGCGAACAGGTCTCTGAACCCACATCCGAGCCGATGCGAACCCTCTACCGACGGGGCTCGTTCCCCGGCTGCCACGACAACGCGGTGTTCGCGATGGTCGCGTGGTACGAGATGGTCGGGCTGAGCTGGGCCGAGACTCGCGATAACGTCGTCGAGTGGCTCGAGAAGTCGGGCACCTGGGCCCGCGGTGGGTTTGAGGAGACCAGCCCCGCCGAACTGGTCGACAACAAACGCCACGTCTACGAGGCGGGCTACGGCTGGAAGGAGAAAGCCCAGGCTGCAAAGCGGGTCATCGACCGCCACGCCTGA
- a CDS encoding major facilitator superfamily MFS_1 (PFAM: Major facilitator superfamily MFS-1~KEGG: hla:Hlac_2651 major facilitator superfamily MFS_1), whose product MAVPEGATAESRQPKRALAVVVGIVFVDLLGFGVVIPILPYYVRSFAVSDAVIGLLAASYSLMQFLAAPTLGRLSDERGRRPVILLSLLGGGIAWTVFGVAGEVGAVGGTALGVAVLFLSRMLAGAMGGNIAAANAYIADVTAPERRAGALGLLGASFSLGFIFGPALGGLAASGPVVAAADAALPEFVPTTQYSLPSFLAAGLSLSAMMLAFRYLEEPNRRRGSVERKSMLDTFREALADPKLRGLVIAFFLASVAFSGVQVMFIPFAADIYGYGTTEVALFLTYIGVLGALNQGVLVGRLSRVVAPSRLAVAGAALLAAALGMLPFSPELGRALLPWVSVVSPELAWLLVSGAVLSLGNGLLNVSLSTLVSTGASADRQGSAFGVTQGAGSLGRTVGPPLMGVLYVATYWSPFIVGALVILPVLGLLAQRAR is encoded by the coding sequence ATGGCCGTTCCAGAGGGAGCGACAGCCGAGAGCCGCCAGCCCAAACGGGCGCTGGCCGTCGTGGTCGGCATCGTTTTCGTCGACCTGCTGGGCTTCGGCGTCGTCATCCCCATCCTCCCTTACTACGTGCGGAGCTTCGCCGTCAGCGACGCCGTTATCGGGCTTCTCGCAGCCTCCTACTCGTTGATGCAGTTCCTCGCTGCGCCCACACTGGGCCGGCTCTCCGACGAGCGCGGGCGGCGCCCGGTCATCCTCCTCTCGCTGCTGGGTGGCGGTATCGCCTGGACCGTGTTCGGTGTCGCGGGCGAGGTGGGTGCGGTCGGCGGGACCGCGCTGGGTGTCGCCGTCCTCTTTCTCTCCCGGATGCTCGCCGGCGCGATGGGGGGCAACATCGCTGCCGCGAACGCTTACATCGCCGACGTGACCGCTCCGGAGCGCCGTGCGGGTGCGCTCGGCCTGCTCGGCGCCTCTTTCAGCCTCGGGTTCATCTTCGGGCCCGCGCTGGGTGGGTTGGCCGCCAGCGGGCCGGTCGTCGCCGCGGCGGACGCTGCGCTCCCTGAGTTCGTCCCGACCACGCAGTACTCGCTCCCGAGCTTCCTCGCTGCGGGGCTCTCGCTCTCGGCCATGATGCTGGCGTTCCGCTATCTCGAGGAGCCGAACCGCCGACGGGGGTCGGTCGAACGCAAGTCGATGCTCGACACGTTTCGCGAGGCGCTCGCCGACCCGAAGCTCCGGGGGCTGGTAATCGCGTTCTTCCTCGCCTCCGTGGCGTTCTCGGGGGTCCAGGTTATGTTCATCCCCTTCGCGGCGGACATCTACGGCTACGGCACGACGGAGGTGGCGCTGTTCCTGACCTATATTGGCGTGTTGGGCGCGCTGAATCAGGGGGTACTGGTGGGGCGACTGAGCAGGGTGGTTGCGCCCTCGCGCCTGGCCGTCGCTGGGGCGGCGCTGCTGGCTGCGGCGCTCGGGATGTTGCCGTTCTCCCCAGAGTTGGGCCGGGCGTTGCTCCCCTGGGTGAGTGTCGTGAGCCCCGAACTCGCGTGGCTGCTCGTCTCCGGCGCGGTGCTCTCGCTGGGCAACGGCCTGCTCAACGTCTCGCTCTCGACGCTGGTCTCGACGGGAGCCAGCGCAGACCGGCAAGGGAGCGCGTTCGGGGTCACACAGGGTGCCGGCAGCCTCGGCCGGACTGTCGGGCCGCCGCTGATGGGGGTGCTCTACGTCGCTACCTACTGGTCGCCGTTCATCGTCGGCGCGCTGGTCATCCTCCCCGTGCTGGGGCTACTGGCACAACGGGCGCGGTAG
- a CDS encoding DNA polymerase sliding clamp (TIGRFAM: Proliferating cell nuclear antigen, PCNA~HAMAP: DNA polymerase sliding clamp~KEGG: hla:Hlac_2653 DNA polymerase sliding clamp~PFAM: Proliferating cell nuclear antigen, PCNA), translated as MFKAIVNASTLRDSLDAVSVLVDECKIRLNEEELSIRAVDPANVGMVDLTLEAAAFESYEADGGVIGVNLDRLEDIAGMAESDDLVHLKLDEETRKLHIEVEGLSYTLALIDPDSIRQEPDIPDLDLPAEITLEGAQLNRGIKAADMVSDHIRLRVDEGDETFHIEAEGDTDDVDLELTSEGLIALQAGPADSLFSLDYLKDMNKAINADAEVRVELGEEFPVKLHYEFAEGLGNVTFMLAPRIQSE; from the coding sequence ATGTTCAAGGCCATCGTGAACGCGTCGACGCTCCGGGACTCACTCGACGCGGTGAGCGTGCTGGTCGACGAGTGCAAGATCCGCCTGAACGAGGAGGAACTCTCCATCCGTGCCGTCGACCCGGCAAACGTTGGGATGGTCGACCTCACCCTCGAGGCCGCCGCGTTCGAGTCCTACGAGGCCGACGGCGGCGTCATCGGCGTCAACCTCGACCGCCTCGAGGACATCGCCGGCATGGCCGAAAGCGACGACCTGGTTCACCTCAAACTCGATGAAGAGACCCGCAAGCTCCACATCGAAGTCGAGGGGCTCTCCTACACGCTGGCGCTCATCGACCCCGACTCCATCCGCCAGGAGCCGGACATTCCGGACCTCGACCTGCCCGCCGAGATCACGCTGGAGGGTGCCCAACTCAACCGCGGGATCAAGGCCGCAGACATGGTCTCTGACCACATCCGGCTGCGCGTCGACGAAGGCGACGAGACGTTCCACATCGAGGCCGAGGGCGACACCGACGACGTCGACCTGGAACTCACCTCTGAGGGCCTCATCGCGCTACAGGCTGGCCCCGCGGACTCGCTGTTCAGCCTCGACTACCTGAAAGACATGAACAAGGCCATCAACGCTGACGCGGAGGTCCGCGTGGAACTCGGCGAGGAGTTCCCAGTGAAGCTCCATTACGAGTTCGCCGAGGGGCTGGGGAACGTGACGTTCATGCTCGCCCCACGGATTCAGAGCGAGTAA
- a CDS encoding restriction endonuclease (PFAM: Restriction endonuclease, type IV-like, Mrr~KEGG: hvo:HVO_0682 putative Mrr family endonuclease) — protein sequence MDAATARESVLDRAHSLSPTDFELLCKVVLGATLPTATLSVTPRSRDGGIDVEGRLRTDWVAADFGVQAKRHAPDNRVGSDRVHRLGGALLEGGYHVGTLVTTASFTKPATDAAESLPIRLVDGEALATTMVQEQLGVRGETGEFTPDSPFWSGFGETEQVETGNVPLASNLARVEDTLRGMVHTDGTTDALERWLAANTTHEMDERHVRINANGCVILGLARTEPAPEGQDRYGPTELGAEFLQAIGERREQFLIERIRSVDIVQEVLRELDADAPLTVDDIDGVLHQTTGLSESSIRRRGSAVRSWLERLPEVESERRGRTTVYRRATGER from the coding sequence ATGGACGCCGCGACCGCACGAGAGTCAGTGCTCGACCGGGCACACTCGCTCTCGCCGACGGATTTCGAACTCCTCTGTAAGGTCGTGCTCGGGGCGACGCTCCCGACTGCGACGCTCTCGGTAACCCCACGCTCCCGCGACGGCGGAATCGACGTTGAGGGACGGCTCAGAACTGACTGGGTCGCCGCGGATTTCGGGGTGCAGGCCAAGCGTCACGCACCCGACAACCGCGTCGGGAGCGATCGGGTGCACCGGCTCGGCGGCGCGCTGCTGGAAGGCGGCTACCACGTCGGGACGCTCGTCACCACAGCCTCGTTCACCAAGCCTGCTACTGACGCAGCCGAATCGCTCCCCATTCGCCTCGTCGACGGCGAGGCGCTTGCAACGACGATGGTCCAAGAGCAGCTTGGGGTCCGCGGCGAAACTGGCGAGTTCACACCAGATTCTCCGTTCTGGTCCGGGTTCGGCGAGACGGAACAGGTCGAAACGGGGAACGTCCCACTCGCCAGCAACCTCGCACGCGTTGAGGATACCCTCCGTGGTATGGTCCACACAGACGGCACGACTGATGCGCTCGAACGATGGCTGGCCGCGAACACGACACACGAGATGGACGAGCGACACGTCCGTATTAACGCCAACGGGTGCGTTATCCTGGGGCTCGCGAGGACCGAACCAGCTCCGGAAGGGCAGGACCGCTACGGGCCGACCGAACTCGGCGCTGAGTTTCTGCAGGCCATCGGGGAGCGGCGCGAACAGTTCCTCATCGAGCGTATCCGGTCAGTCGATATCGTCCAGGAAGTCCTCAGGGAACTCGACGCTGACGCCCCCCTAACCGTCGACGACATTGACGGCGTGCTTCACCAGACGACGGGGTTGAGTGAGAGCAGCATCCGGCGGCGTGGTTCGGCCGTTCGTTCGTGGCTGGAACGTTTGCCCGAAGTGGAGAGTGAGCGCCGCGGCCGGACGACCGTCTACCGGCGGGCTACGGGGGAGCGCTGA
- a CDS encoding peptidase M29 aminopeptidase II (PFAM: Peptidase M29, aminopeptidase II~KEGG: hla:Hlac_2014 peptidase M29 aminopeptidase II): MDPRIRDHAETIVEHSAGVEASDDVIVYLPSNAEDLGVALHELLGQKGANPLFLTYSERAERAFLRNSDEFETPDHELALYENADVTIIARSGPNPSEKADVDPETTAAYNRAHDPVKKARLDTTWCLTQHPSSGYAQLAGMSTEEYEEFVYDAVSLDWDAQRERQSNLVDILNEGSEVRIRAGKETDVTMSIEGNTAANDYGEANLPGGEVFTAPVKDSVEGTVHFDLPLYRQGREVQDARVTFENGRVTEFSAGRNEDVLTGVFETDEAARYLGELGIGMNDAIDRFTSNMLFDEKMDETVHMAVGSAYPQCVGEGNEVNDSAEHVDMILDMSEDSVIEVDGEVVQENGAFIFD, encoded by the coding sequence ATGGACCCGCGTATCCGCGACCACGCCGAGACCATCGTCGAACATTCTGCCGGTGTGGAAGCTAGCGACGACGTCATCGTCTACCTGCCGAGCAACGCTGAGGATCTCGGTGTCGCCCTCCACGAACTGCTGGGCCAGAAAGGCGCCAACCCCCTCTTCCTCACCTACTCCGAGCGCGCCGAGCGCGCGTTCCTGCGGAACAGCGACGAGTTCGAGACACCCGACCACGAACTCGCGCTCTACGAGAACGCCGACGTGACCATCATTGCTCGGAGTGGGCCCAACCCCAGCGAGAAGGCCGACGTCGACCCCGAGACGACGGCCGCCTACAACCGCGCCCACGACCCCGTAAAGAAGGCGCGACTCGACACCACCTGGTGTCTGACTCAACACCCCAGTTCGGGCTACGCCCAGCTGGCGGGCATGAGCACCGAGGAGTACGAGGAGTTCGTCTACGACGCCGTCTCGCTCGACTGGGACGCCCAGCGCGAACGGCAGTCGAACCTTGTGGACATCCTCAACGAGGGAAGTGAGGTCCGCATCCGCGCGGGCAAGGAGACTGACGTAACGATGAGTATCGAGGGCAACACCGCCGCCAACGACTACGGGGAGGCCAACCTCCCCGGCGGTGAGGTGTTCACCGCGCCCGTGAAGGACAGCGTCGAGGGAACTGTCCACTTTGACCTGCCGCTGTACCGCCAGGGCCGTGAGGTGCAGGACGCCCGTGTGACGTTCGAGAATGGGAGAGTGACGGAGTTCTCAGCCGGCCGCAACGAGGACGTCCTGACGGGTGTCTTCGAGACTGACGAGGCGGCGCGCTACCTCGGCGAACTCGGTATCGGGATGAACGACGCCATCGACCGGTTCACCTCCAACATGCTGTTCGACGAGAAGATGGATGAGACGGTCCACATGGCCGTCGGGAGCGCCTACCCGCAGTGTGTGGGCGAGGGCAACGAGGTCAACGACAGCGCCGAACACGTCGACATGATTTTGGACATGAGCGAGGACTCCGTCATCGAGGTCGACGGTGAGGTCGTCCAGGAGAACGGCGCGTTCATTTTCGACTAA
- a CDS encoding transcriptional regulator, AsnC family (KEGG: hbo:Hbor_29500 transcriptional regulator, AsnC family~PFAM: Transcription regulator, AsnC-type, C-terminal~SMART: Transcription regulator, AsnC-type), translating to MFVKFFSGGADVAAMTYENLDARLINALLDDGRASLRSLGEQLDVSVTTVSNHLRDLEGEGVIEGYTPKVNYQKLGYDVTAVLQLKVEGSALPEITDRLTELRGMISVYEVTGDHDVVAVAKFEDTDDMNERIKRILVDDDIRESNTSVVLNAVAENQQFDLKIDEE from the coding sequence ATGTTCGTAAAATTCTTTAGCGGTGGCGCCGACGTTGCTGCCATGACGTACGAAAACCTCGATGCGCGGCTCATCAACGCACTACTGGACGACGGCCGTGCCAGCCTCCGTAGCCTGGGTGAGCAGCTCGATGTCTCGGTGACAACCGTCTCGAACCACCTCCGGGATCTGGAGGGCGAGGGGGTCATCGAGGGGTACACCCCGAAGGTGAACTACCAGAAACTCGGATACGATGTGACTGCGGTCCTCCAACTCAAAGTCGAGGGGAGCGCGCTCCCCGAGATAACCGACCGCCTCACGGAACTCCGCGGGATGATTTCCGTCTACGAGGTGACCGGCGACCACGACGTGGTTGCGGTGGCGAAGTTCGAGGACACCGACGACATGAACGAGCGCATCAAGCGCATCCTGGTCGACGACGACATCCGCGAGTCAAACACCTCTGTCGTGCTGAACGCGGTCGCGGAGAACCAGCAGTTCGACCTCAAAATCGACGAGGAGTGA